The following are encoded together in the Humulus lupulus chromosome 5, drHumLupu1.1, whole genome shotgun sequence genome:
- the LOC133780452 gene encoding ureide permease 3-like isoform X1 translates to MFAMAGGVVLSLGNLSTQYAWAFVGLLVIEVITASITVVIGTTSNYFLDNRINRVEILFHSVGCFFVAVCLASTVHSSNAADNKEKLEGFSSKEGYVSFIKC, encoded by the exons ATGTTTGCAATGGCAGGAGGGGTGGTACTTAGCCTTGGAAATCTCTCAACTCAGTATGCTTGGGCTTTTGTTGGCTTATTAGTCATAGAAGTGATCACTGCAAGCATAACAGTTGTTAtag GAACAACCTCGAATTACTTTTTAGACAATAGAATTAATAGAGTCGAGATCCTTTTCCATAGCGTTGGCTGCTTCTTTGTTGCAGTTTGCCTTGCTTCTACTGTCCACTCATCTAATGCAGCTGATAATAAAGAAAAGCTTGAAGGTTTTTCATCTAAAGAGGGGTATGTTTCATTCATTAAATGTTAA
- the LOC133780452 gene encoding ureide permease 3-like isoform X2, protein MQGGVVLSLGNLSTQYAWAFVGLLVIEVITASITVVIGTTSNYFLDNRINRVEILFHSVGCFFVAVCLASTVHSSNAADNKEKLEGFSSKEGYVSFIKC, encoded by the exons ATGCAAG GAGGGGTGGTACTTAGCCTTGGAAATCTCTCAACTCAGTATGCTTGGGCTTTTGTTGGCTTATTAGTCATAGAAGTGATCACTGCAAGCATAACAGTTGTTAtag GAACAACCTCGAATTACTTTTTAGACAATAGAATTAATAGAGTCGAGATCCTTTTCCATAGCGTTGGCTGCTTCTTTGTTGCAGTTTGCCTTGCTTCTACTGTCCACTCATCTAATGCAGCTGATAATAAAGAAAAGCTTGAAGGTTTTTCATCTAAAGAGGGGTATGTTTCATTCATTAAATGTTAA